One Candidatus Sulfurimonas baltica DNA segment encodes these proteins:
- the fliH gene encoding flagellar assembly protein FliH: MAPIISNENRENHTVSKYSFKVLAVGPHEPQDDMFESSLIHEKKDVFTKDVHPDRRENDIDASAMSQSSKDSLIESLMKKTDEMSSNFIKLQMKLEEMTDEHKKELIKAEEDSFAKGIEAGKKLSSENDDNNMTKVLNQFSSSVATLESSAKEFYSALEGIKKELISAAIDISKEVINIELGENSNHIATILSNELIRELQSASKIKLKVNPKDHGALSESLGSMKHVEIISDSAVSPGGVIAISDAGNIDAEISKRFERVKRAALSE, from the coding sequence TTGGCTCCTATAATCAGTAACGAAAACAGAGAAAATCATACTGTTAGCAAGTATAGCTTTAAAGTGCTGGCTGTTGGACCTCATGAACCTCAAGATGATATGTTTGAGTCTAGCCTGATACATGAGAAAAAAGATGTGTTTACAAAAGATGTGCACCCTGATAGAAGAGAGAATGATATTGACGCTAGTGCTATGAGTCAAAGTTCTAAAGACTCATTAATTGAGTCGCTGATGAAAAAAACTGATGAGATGTCATCTAACTTTATTAAACTTCAAATGAAGTTAGAAGAGATGACAGATGAGCATAAAAAAGAGCTTATTAAAGCTGAAGAAGACTCATTTGCAAAGGGTATTGAAGCTGGTAAAAAACTCTCATCTGAGAATGATGATAATAATATGACAAAGGTATTGAATCAGTTTTCATCTTCTGTTGCAACCTTAGAGAGTAGTGCAAAAGAGTTTTACAGTGCATTAGAGGGGATAAAAAAAGAGTTAATTAGCGCAGCGATAGACATATCAAAAGAAGTTATAAATATAGAACTAGGTGAAAATTCTAACCATATAGCTACAATCTTATCCAACGAACTAATTAGAGAGTTGCAGAGTGCCTCAAAAATAAAGTTAAAAGTAAATCCAAAAGACCATGGTGCTTTGTCGGAGAGTCTTGGTTCCATGAAACATGTAGAGATTATATCCGACAGTGCAGTTAGTCCAGGCGGTGTAATAGCAATAAGTGATGCCGGCAATATTGATGCTGAGATTTCAAAAAGATTTGAACGTGTTAAAAGAGCTGCATTAAGTGAGTAA
- the fliG gene encoding flagellar motor switch protein FliG, with product MNLNPLQQAAFDEMSMGEKAAILLMQLGEDITASLFALMSVETITEISKYIAGNRTVDKAVAAAVLEEFHAIIQSGQFITSGGMEYARELLYRTLGPEEAKVILEKLSKSMQETQNFSYLSKIKPQQLSDFIINEHPQTIALILAHMDATQAADTIQYFPDDLRSEVAMRMAKLGDISPSVIKRVSAVLESKLESLATYKVEVGGPRAVADIFNRLGAKASKDTLSKIEERDEEMSTLIKEMMFTFEDIVTLDKNAIVELLKTVEKPDLMLALKSAPEDLKEKFFSAMSERAKAAFDEEMQFMGAVKMKDVETAQRKIVELVNGLAEAGAIQMGSSEEMVE from the coding sequence ATGAACTTAAATCCATTACAGCAAGCAGCATTTGATGAGATGAGTATGGGAGAGAAGGCAGCAATCCTTTTAATGCAACTCGGAGAAGATATAACCGCTTCACTATTTGCGCTGATGAGTGTTGAAACAATTACAGAGATATCCAAATATATTGCAGGTAACAGGACGGTAGATAAAGCAGTCGCAGCAGCAGTTCTCGAAGAGTTTCATGCAATAATACAGTCGGGTCAGTTTATTACATCTGGCGGTATGGAGTATGCTAGAGAGTTGTTGTATAGGACACTTGGTCCAGAAGAGGCAAAAGTAATTTTAGAAAAACTATCAAAAAGTATGCAGGAGACTCAAAATTTTTCATATCTATCAAAAATTAAGCCTCAACAACTTTCAGACTTTATTATAAATGAGCACCCGCAAACAATAGCACTTATACTGGCACATATGGATGCAACGCAGGCTGCTGACACTATTCAGTATTTTCCGGATGATTTACGCTCTGAAGTTGCAATGAGAATGGCAAAACTTGGAGATATATCCCCTTCTGTTATCAAAAGGGTTTCCGCGGTTCTTGAGTCTAAGCTTGAATCACTTGCGACCTACAAAGTTGAGGTTGGTGGACCTCGTGCTGTTGCCGATATCTTCAATCGTCTTGGCGCAAAAGCATCTAAAGACACTCTCTCTAAGATTGAGGAGAGAGATGAAGAGATGTCAACACTTATTAAAGAGATGATGTTTACATTTGAAGATATTGTTACTCTTGATAAGAATGCTATCGTAGAGCTACTCAAAACAGTTGAGAAGCCTGACTTAATGCTTGCTCTCAAGAGTGCTCCTGAAGATTTAAAAGAGAAATTCTTCTCTGCAATGAGTGAAAGAGCTAAGGCTGCATTCGATGAAGAGATGCAGTTTATGGGTGCTGTTAAGATGAAAGATGTAGAAACAGCTCAGAGAAAAATTGTTGAGCTTGTTAATGGTCTTGCTGAAGCTGGGGCTATACAAATGGGTTCAAGTGAAGAGATGGTGGAATAG
- the fliF gene encoding flagellar basal-body MS-ring/collar protein FliF has protein sequence MDFKVLFSQLVILYDKLTNQQKVIIASAIIGIVSFLIFMVVYTAKKDENNKYETLFDSLSSEEAAKIVEHLEKDNIPYQLLDKNVIKVPKNVVYRERIAIASLGIPKNSGVGFELFDTQEFGATSFDQNIKFLRAIEGELSRTINALAPIESASVSLALPKETLFVSKQVEPTASIMVSMVEGRRLSAKQIRGIKNLVAAAVPKLTPANVMLIDNEGETLGDEDEMAQMGELSATQQKYKAKEEKKNQNKIIDVISPFVGGSKKVVAQVTIDFDFSIQSSTSEVYDPENVVRSEQVSEEKREGATPAEVGGVPGTVSNIGPVEGLKSNKTNEKYEKNSGTTNYEVGKTVSTTKSQFARIKRVTAAVMVDGKYKYKTDENGNVTEELEYEALSESDLQALTSLVSRSIGVDEARGDQITVKNLQFKRTAGLIGEDGVSKAMKFSQTYLTPFSAVFKYMFVLLMLLILYKKVISPFAERMLEISKEEDDHIKPYLDIEDSDDEDLVEKVQSMRKKVEDQLGLGEGFSEDALKYEVLLEKVKTMAEESPEQIALVLQALLTEEADGIIR, from the coding sequence ATGGATTTTAAAGTACTTTTTTCACAGTTAGTTATTCTATATGACAAACTGACCAATCAGCAGAAGGTTATTATTGCTTCAGCTATTATAGGGATAGTCTCATTTTTGATATTTATGGTTGTTTATACAGCTAAAAAAGATGAAAACAACAAATATGAAACTCTTTTCGATTCTTTAAGTTCAGAAGAGGCAGCTAAAATTGTTGAGCATCTGGAAAAAGACAATATACCTTACCAACTATTGGACAAAAATGTTATAAAAGTTCCAAAAAATGTAGTATACAGAGAGCGAATTGCTATTGCTTCGCTTGGTATACCAAAGAATAGCGGTGTAGGCTTTGAACTTTTTGATACTCAAGAGTTTGGAGCAACTTCGTTTGACCAAAATATTAAGTTTCTACGTGCAATTGAAGGTGAACTATCTAGGACAATCAATGCTCTTGCTCCTATAGAATCAGCAAGTGTAAGCTTGGCTTTACCAAAAGAGACGCTTTTTGTATCTAAGCAGGTAGAGCCGACTGCCTCAATAATGGTTAGTATGGTTGAAGGGCGCAGGCTGTCTGCTAAGCAAATAAGAGGAATAAAAAATCTCGTAGCTGCTGCTGTCCCTAAGCTGACTCCCGCAAATGTAATGTTGATAGACAATGAAGGCGAAACGTTAGGGGATGAGGATGAGATGGCTCAGATGGGCGAACTCTCAGCGACACAACAAAAATATAAAGCAAAAGAAGAGAAAAAAAATCAGAATAAAATTATAGATGTAATATCTCCTTTTGTCGGTGGAAGTAAAAAAGTAGTAGCTCAGGTAACTATTGATTTTGATTTTTCAATACAAAGTTCTACTTCTGAGGTTTATGACCCTGAAAATGTTGTAAGAAGTGAGCAGGTTAGTGAAGAGAAGAGAGAGGGAGCAACTCCGGCAGAAGTTGGAGGTGTTCCAGGAACTGTCAGTAATATAGGCCCAGTAGAAGGGCTAAAGAGCAATAAAACTAATGAAAAATATGAGAAAAACTCTGGTACAACAAATTATGAAGTTGGAAAAACTGTTTCAACAACAAAAAGTCAGTTTGCTCGTATAAAAAGAGTTACAGCCGCTGTTATGGTTGATGGAAAATATAAATATAAAACTGATGAAAATGGCAATGTAACTGAAGAGTTGGAATATGAGGCACTCTCAGAGAGCGATTTGCAGGCGCTAACTTCTCTTGTTAGTCGCTCAATCGGTGTTGATGAAGCCAGAGGCGATCAGATAACTGTTAAAAATTTACAATTCAAAAGAACTGCTGGTCTAATTGGAGAAGATGGAGTAAGTAAAGCAATGAAATTTTCTCAAACATACTTAACTCCTTTCTCTGCAGTTTTCAAGTATATGTTTGTACTTTTGATGCTTTTAATTTTATACAAAAAAGTTATTAGTCCGTTTGCAGAGAGAATGTTAGAGATTTCCAAAGAAGAGGATGATCATATTAAACCTTATTTGGATATTGAGGATAGTGATGATGAAGATTTGGTGGAAAAAGTTCAATCAATGCGTAAAAAAGTTGAGGATCAGCTTGGCTTAGGCGAGGGCTTTAGTGAAGATGCCTTAAAATATGAAGTTCTTCTTGAAAAAGTTAAAACTATGGCTGAGGAATCTCCTGAGCAGATTGCATTAGTATTGCAGGCTCTTTTAACAGAAGAAGCTGACGGTATAATTAGATAA
- the hisC gene encoding histidinol-phosphate transaminase: MKFNKNLESISTYEAGKPIELVVREFGIDAKDVVKLASNENPYGCSIKVQNAVGAILANMALYPDDSMIKLKNAISLRFGVESSNVIIGSGSDQVIEFLMHAKANSSSKILVNSVTFAMYEIYAKHVGAKIIKTASQKHDLDEFYKIYKEQKPEIIFLCTPNNPTGDAIDRDELFEFIEKIDSDTLVVVDGAYMEYAIAKDSSKEISAKELVNKFSNVIYLGTFSKAYGLGGMRVGYGIADEKIIKELYKLRPPFNITTLSLEAATIALSDEEFVQKSVTLNFEQMKRYEEFALEQKIDIINSYTNFVTLCLNNNQNSTEISNSLLQKGMIVRNLSGYGMNAIRVTVGTKDQNSRFFELLKQCL; encoded by the coding sequence GTGAAATTTAATAAAAATTTAGAAAGTATAAGTACATATGAGGCTGGAAAGCCCATAGAATTAGTAGTCAGAGAGTTTGGAATAGATGCAAAAGATGTTGTAAAGCTTGCTTCAAACGAGAATCCTTATGGATGTTCAATTAAAGTGCAAAATGCCGTAGGTGCTATATTAGCGAATATGGCTCTTTATCCTGATGATTCAATGATAAAATTAAAAAATGCCATAAGTTTAAGATTTGGTGTTGAATCAAGTAATGTTATTATTGGCTCAGGTAGTGATCAAGTAATAGAGTTTTTAATGCATGCGAAGGCAAACTCAAGCTCTAAAATTTTAGTCAACAGTGTAACCTTTGCAATGTATGAGATATATGCAAAACATGTTGGTGCTAAGATAATAAAAACAGCTTCTCAAAAACATGATTTAGATGAGTTTTATAAAATTTATAAAGAACAAAAACCAGAAATTATTTTTTTATGTACACCAAATAATCCGACTGGTGATGCGATTGATAGAGATGAGCTTTTTGAGTTTATTGAAAAGATTGATAGTGACACATTAGTTGTAGTTGATGGCGCTTACATGGAGTATGCGATTGCTAAGGATAGTTCAAAAGAGATTTCAGCAAAAGAGCTTGTGAATAAATTCAGCAACGTGATATACCTTGGTACTTTTTCCAAAGCTTACGGTCTTGGTGGAATGAGAGTTGGATACGGTATAGCAGATGAAAAAATAATAAAAGAGTTGTATAAGCTCAGACCGCCATTTAACATAACTACTCTCTCTCTTGAAGCTGCTACAATAGCACTTAGTGATGAAGAGTTTGTGCAAAAAAGTGTTACTCTTAATTTTGAGCAGATGAAACGTTATGAAGAGTTTGCTTTAGAGCAAAAAATAGATATAATAAACAGTTATACAAATTTTGTTACTTTATGTCTAAATAATAATCAAAACTCCACAGAAATATCAAACTCTCTTTTACAAAAAGGGATGATAGTTAGAAATTTAAGTGGTTACGGTATGAATGCAATTAGAGTTACTGTTGGAACAAAAGATCAAAATAGTCGTTTTTTTGAGTTGCTAAAACAGTGTTTATAA
- the pheA gene encoding prephenate dehydratase: MKTLDDCRVIIDSIDDEILELLNKRMKVVERVGEIKSNTGGAIYRPEREKAIIQRLSENSLRSGGLLNRNAIEAIFLEVFAVSRNLELPERIAYLGPEGSFTHQAAESRFGAMSDYLSLGSIYSVFKTLEAKRAKFGVVPIENSRDGIVGETLDLLAKSSVKIVAELYMPIHMSFATKARNLESIKKIYSKDKGFGQCREFLQEHGLSNVELIPVESTAKAAILATEDENSAAICSHIAAKLYGIPTMFDDIEDDIGSQTRFVILSDFKNEISDEDKTSILVRLKDGVKAGSLVHFLQDFDEKKINLSKIESRPSKDEGGFGYWFFIDFYGHIDDVDIQSVLQKHDGEVTWLGSYIRGDNSEI, translated from the coding sequence ATGAAAACTTTAGATGATTGTCGGGTTATTATAGATTCTATTGATGATGAAATATTAGAACTTCTCAACAAAAGAATGAAAGTTGTTGAGCGTGTTGGCGAGATAAAAAGTAACACTGGCGGAGCAATATACAGACCTGAGAGAGAAAAAGCAATCATACAAAGGTTGTCTGAAAATAGTTTAAGAAGTGGAGGGCTTTTAAACAGGAATGCGATTGAAGCAATATTTTTAGAAGTTTTTGCAGTTTCTAGAAACTTAGAACTTCCAGAGAGAATTGCCTATTTGGGACCAGAAGGAAGCTTTACTCATCAAGCTGCTGAGAGCCGTTTCGGAGCTATGAGTGACTATCTATCTTTGGGCTCTATATATTCAGTATTTAAGACATTAGAAGCAAAGAGAGCAAAGTTTGGTGTTGTGCCAATTGAAAACTCAAGAGATGGAATTGTAGGTGAAACATTGGACTTGCTTGCAAAAAGTTCCGTAAAAATTGTTGCTGAATTATACATGCCAATCCATATGTCTTTTGCAACCAAAGCTAGAAATCTTGAAAGTATCAAAAAAATATACTCTAAAGATAAGGGTTTTGGACAGTGTAGAGAGTTCCTTCAAGAGCATGGGCTATCAAATGTAGAGCTTATACCAGTTGAATCAACAGCTAAGGCAGCAATATTAGCGACAGAAGATGAGAATTCTGCAGCAATATGCAGTCATATAGCTGCAAAACTATATGGTATTCCAACAATGTTTGATGATATTGAGGATGACATAGGCTCTCAAACAAGGTTTGTTATACTTAGTGACTTTAAAAATGAAATAAGCGACGAGGATAAAACTTCAATCTTAGTTAGACTAAAAGATGGAGTTAAGGCTGGATCTCTTGTCCATTTTTTACAAGATTTTGATGAAAAGAAAATAAACTTATCTAAAATTGAGTCTCGTCCATCTAAGGATGAGGGCGGATTTGGTTATTGGTTTTTTATAGATTTTTACGGGCATATTGATGATGTTGATATTCAGAGTGTTTTACAAAAACATGATGGAGAAGTGACTTGGTTAGGCAGTTATATTAGAGGTGATAATAGTGAAATTTAA
- a CDS encoding HAD-IIA family hydrolase: MYFIDVQGTLISDTDKSPIRGSIEFIDMLNEKKIPYMVITNNTKKDSLDFYSFLQSIGFSFEFSKYLDPLMLLDSRVKKEAVAAYGTNEFLETLVKRGYLLNYKNPKTVLVSVKDDFTADEYAQMIDFLLSGASLVGMHETSIYAKNNKRYPGVGAILKMLEFATSANYEVVGKPSEIFYKEALKMLRNQARNAEFSEITIISDDVKGDLGGAKEMGMKTVFVTSGKYKSADEIVPFLEPSLRPDSIYGDMQEILEYKNMEII; encoded by the coding sequence TTGTATTTCATAGATGTTCAAGGTACTTTGATTAGTGATACAGATAAATCGCCAATACGCGGGAGTATAGAGTTTATTGATATGCTAAATGAAAAAAAAATCCCATATATGGTAATTACAAATAACACCAAAAAAGACTCTTTAGATTTTTATTCATTTTTGCAATCAATAGGTTTTAGTTTTGAATTTTCTAAGTACCTTGACCCTTTAATGCTTTTGGACTCTCGTGTAAAAAAAGAAGCTGTTGCTGCTTATGGCACAAATGAATTTTTAGAGACGTTGGTCAAAAGAGGGTATTTACTCAATTATAAAAATCCAAAAACGGTATTGGTCTCAGTAAAAGATGATTTTACAGCTGATGAGTATGCGCAGATGATAGATTTTTTATTGAGTGGAGCCTCTTTGGTAGGAATGCATGAAACATCAATATATGCTAAAAACAACAAAAGATACCCAGGTGTTGGAGCAATTTTAAAGATGCTTGAGTTTGCTACATCTGCAAATTATGAAGTTGTGGGAAAACCTAGTGAAATTTTTTACAAAGAGGCTTTAAAAATGCTGCGTAATCAGGCTAGAAATGCTGAGTTTAGCGAAATAACTATAATTAGTGATGATGTTAAGGGAGATCTCGGCGGAGCCAAGGAGATGGGGATGAAAACTGTATTTGTAACAAGCGGAAAATATAAATCAGCAGATGAGATAGTTCCATTTTTAGAGCCATCTCTAAGACCAGACTCTATATATGGTGATATGCAAGAAATTTTGGAATACAAGAATATGGAGATAATATGA
- the lysA gene encoding diaminopimelate decarboxylase encodes MINFKELANEYKTPLYIYNLDYMTKQYEELKDAFKGRKSIMAYAVKSNSNLSVVKHFADLGSGADCVSIGEVRRAFLAGIPPYKIIFSGVGKSDDEIREAINKDILYINVESEAELGRVELIAKELNSTCRISIRVNPNIDPQTHPYISTGLHDNKFGVEIDAAKRMYIRAKNSQNLDPVGIHFHIGSQLTELKPIYESAEIVADLVRSLSNIKIELKFFDIGGGLGVKYDNETTITPYDYAQAILSTLKGLDLTVICEPGRFLTANAGYFLTKVLYEKQNGTKRFVVVDGAMNDLLRPSLYNAYHKIEAITDSKSELSKADVVGPVCESGDFFAKNYPLPILEHNDLLVVHSAGAYGFGMGSNYNTRGRSAEIALKDGKARLIRKRENFEDLVALEKEFLV; translated from the coding sequence GAGTTGAAAGATGCCTTTAAGGGCAGAAAATCAATTATGGCTTATGCAGTAAAATCAAATTCAAACCTTAGTGTAGTAAAACATTTTGCAGATTTGGGTAGTGGAGCAGATTGTGTTTCCATCGGTGAAGTTCGACGTGCGTTCTTAGCCGGAATTCCTCCTTACAAAATTATTTTTTCTGGTGTGGGAAAGAGTGATGATGAGATTCGTGAAGCAATAAATAAAGACATTCTTTATATTAATGTTGAGAGTGAAGCTGAACTTGGCCGTGTAGAACTTATAGCAAAAGAGTTAAATTCTACATGTAGGATTAGCATAAGAGTAAATCCGAACATTGATCCACAAACTCATCCATATATATCAACTGGACTGCATGACAACAAGTTTGGTGTTGAAATTGATGCAGCAAAAAGAATGTATATTCGTGCAAAAAATTCCCAAAACTTAGATCCTGTTGGAATACATTTTCATATAGGCTCTCAGCTTACAGAACTTAAGCCAATTTATGAATCTGCCGAGATTGTTGCTGACTTGGTTCGCTCTCTCTCAAACATAAAAATTGAGCTAAAGTTTTTTGATATCGGTGGCGGACTTGGAGTGAAATATGACAATGAAACTACAATAACTCCATACGATTATGCCCAAGCGATACTTTCAACATTAAAAGGCTTGGACTTAACAGTAATCTGCGAACCGGGAAGATTTTTAACAGCAAATGCTGGATACTTTTTAACAAAAGTCTTGTATGAAAAACAAAATGGGACAAAAAGATTTGTAGTAGTTGATGGTGCTATGAATGATCTTCTTCGTCCAAGCCTTTATAATGCTTATCATAAAATAGAAGCTATAACAGATAGTAAGTCAGAGCTAAGTAAAGCGGATGTAGTTGGTCCAGTTTGTGAGAGCGGTGACTTTTTTGCAAAAAACTACCCACTGCCAATTTTAGAGCACAATGATTTATTGGTTGTTCATAGTGCCGGTGCATATGGCTTTGGTATGGGCAGTAACTACAACACAAGAGGAAGAAGTGCTGAGATTGCGTTAAAAGATGGCAAAGCAAGACTTATACGCAAACGTGAAAATTTTGAAGATTTAGTAGCTTTAGAAAAAGAATTTTTGGTTTAG